A stretch of the Apteryx mantelli isolate bAptMan1 chromosome 3, bAptMan1.hap1, whole genome shotgun sequence genome encodes the following:
- the PTP4A1 gene encoding protein tyrosine phosphatase type IVA 1 isoform X1, whose translation MARMNRPAPVEITYKNMRFLITHNPTNATLNKFIEELKKYGVTTVVRVCEATYDTAPVEKEGIQVLDWPFDDGAPPSNQIVDDWLNLLKVKFREEPGCCIAVHCVAGLGRAPVLVALALIECGMKYEDAVQFIRQKRRGAFNSKQLLYLEKYRPKMRLRFKDSNGHRNNCCIQ comes from the exons ATGGCCCGAATGAACCGCCCAGCTCCTGTGGAAATCACCTACAAGAACATGAGATTCCTAATCACACACAATCCAACCAATGCAACCTTAAACAAATTTATAGAG GAACTTAAGAAGTATGGCGTTACCACAGTGGTAAGAGTGTGTGAAGCCACTTACGACACTGCTCCGGTGgaaaaagaaggcattcaggttTTG GATTGGCCCTTTGATGACGGTGCTCCACCATCCAACCAGATTGTTGATGATTGGCTAAACCTCCTTAAAGTTAAATTTCGTGAAGAGCCTGGTTGTTGTATTGCTGTACACTGTGTTGCTGGTCTTGGAAG GGCTCCAGTCCTAGTTGCTCTTGCACTGATAGAATGTGGAATGAAGTATGAAGATGCAGTGCAGTTCATAAGGCA GAAGCGACGTGGAGCCTTTAACAGCAAGCAACTTCTGTACTTGGAGAAATACCGCCCCAAGATGCGCCTGCGTTTTAAAGACTCCAATGGTCACCGAAATAATTGTTGCATACAGTAA
- the PTP4A1 gene encoding protein tyrosine phosphatase type IVA 1 isoform X2: MARMNRPAPVEITYKNMRFLITHNPTNATLNKFIEDWPFDDGAPPSNQIVDDWLNLLKVKFREEPGCCIAVHCVAGLGRAPVLVALALIECGMKYEDAVQFIRQKRRGAFNSKQLLYLEKYRPKMRLRFKDSNGHRNNCCIQ, translated from the exons ATGGCCCGAATGAACCGCCCAGCTCCTGTGGAAATCACCTACAAGAACATGAGATTCCTAATCACACACAATCCAACCAATGCAACCTTAAACAAATTTATAGAG GATTGGCCCTTTGATGACGGTGCTCCACCATCCAACCAGATTGTTGATGATTGGCTAAACCTCCTTAAAGTTAAATTTCGTGAAGAGCCTGGTTGTTGTATTGCTGTACACTGTGTTGCTGGTCTTGGAAG GGCTCCAGTCCTAGTTGCTCTTGCACTGATAGAATGTGGAATGAAGTATGAAGATGCAGTGCAGTTCATAAGGCA GAAGCGACGTGGAGCCTTTAACAGCAAGCAACTTCTGTACTTGGAGAAATACCGCCCCAAGATGCGCCTGCGTTTTAAAGACTCCAATGGTCACCGAAATAATTGTTGCATACAGTAA